Part of the Paenibacillus guangzhouensis genome is shown below.
CCTTTTATCATTTTTTGAGTTTTCTTAGTAAAACACACTTCCCTTTTCCTATATTTCTGCGTAAAGGAAGGGTTACTATAGCGTAAAATCACACGATTCGTCCATATTTTCAGAACTCTTTTAATCAATTTGATTTTTAGTTATTTACTTTCGATAGAAGATCCGATACACTTGAACCATACCAATGAATAAACAACTAGGAGGAATGAATTATGCATCACTTAGAGCAAATTATCGAGGCACGCGACTTTCTCATGAACAAGACGGATTATCGCCCAACGATCGGGATGATTTTAGGATCTGGCTTAGGCACACTTGCCGACGAGATTGAAAACCCTTTCAGAATTCCATATAGCGAAATTCCGCATTTTGCAAAATCCGGTGCCGTAGGCCATGCAAATGAACTGGTCATTGGTCAACTTCAAGGCAAGACCGTTGTCGCGATGAAGGGACGGTTCCATTACTACGAAGGCTTCACGCTTGATGAAGTGACGTTCCCCGTTCGGGTCATGAAGGCGCTGGGCGTGGAGAGCATTCTAATCACGAACGCTTGCGGCGCTATCAATACATCGTTCAAGCCAGGGGATCTGATGCTGATTACGGATCACATCAATCTCGTAGGTACCAACCCGCTAATCGGACCGAACAACGATGCGCTCGGTACACGCTTCCCGGATGTCTCCCAAGTATATAACCGTGAACTCCGTGCGCTTGCGGCTGAAGTAGCAAAGGAGCAGGACATGAGCTTGCAAGAGGGCGTCTATGCCTGGTGGAGCGGTCCTGCGTATGAGACGCCAGCTGAGATTCGGATGATCCGTACGCTCGGCGCAGATGCCGTCGGCATGTCGACCGTTCCTGAAGCAGTCGTTGCGGTGCATGGTGGGATGAAAGTGCTCGGCATTTCCTGCCTTACCAATATGGCGTGCGGCATTCTCGATCAACCGCTCAACCATGAAGAAGTCATCGAAGTCGCTGGCCAAGTAAGAGCGAAGTTCGTCACACTTGTTAAAGGCATTTTGCGCCAAATGAATTAATGAGGTGACGTAGTGAAAGGAATCATTTACGTTATCCTCGGGGCGGTCAGTTACGGTATTCTGTCTACGTTCGTCAAGCTCGCTTATGGGGATGGTTTTATCGTCAACGATGTCGTTGGTGCTCAGATGCTCTTGGGCGCGCTGCTGCTCTGGAGTGCCGTATTGATCAGTCGTGTCTGGAGAAGACGTGCAGGGGCGGCATCGGCCAACACCTACGCCAAACCGACGCGCAAAGAGGTGCTTCTGCTCACCGTTGTCGGATCTTCAACCGGGCTAACCGGGATGTTCTATTACCTGGCCCTTCAATATATATCGGCTTCGCTCGCGATCGTGCTGCTCTTCCAATTCACCTGGATGGGCGTGCTGGTCGAGGCGCTCATCAACCGCAAGCTCCCGGGCAAGGGGAAACTGCTGTCCCTTATCCCTTTATTGCTCGGTACGCTGAGCGCGACGAATATTTTTACAACTGGGCTTAGCAAGGTACATTGGCTAGGATTCTTATTCGGATTTCTGGCCGCTACCTCTTACACCGTCTTCATTCTGCTCAGCGGCAAGATCGCAGTGAATGCCAACCCGATGACCAAGACAGCGCTCATGATTAGCGGCGGCTTCGTGATCTGCGCGATCATCCTGCCTCCGACATTCTTAACGGATTTCACGCTGCTCGTACAGCTCGCAGCCAAATACGGCTTGATCTTAGCCTTCTTCGGCCCATTCTTCTCGACGCTGATGTTCGCCAAGGGCGTACCGTTAACCGGGCCTGGTCTCGCATCGATCTTAGGCGCGATGGAACTGCCAA
Proteins encoded:
- a CDS encoding purine-nucleoside phosphorylase, producing MHHLEQIIEARDFLMNKTDYRPTIGMILGSGLGTLADEIENPFRIPYSEIPHFAKSGAVGHANELVIGQLQGKTVVAMKGRFHYYEGFTLDEVTFPVRVMKALGVESILITNACGAINTSFKPGDLMLITDHINLVGTNPLIGPNNDALGTRFPDVSQVYNRELRALAAEVAKEQDMSLQEGVYAWWSGPAYETPAEIRMIRTLGADAVGMSTVPEAVVAVHGGMKVLGISCLTNMACGILDQPLNHEEVIEVAGQVRAKFVTLVKGILRQMN
- a CDS encoding EamA family transporter; the encoded protein is MKGIIYVILGAVSYGILSTFVKLAYGDGFIVNDVVGAQMLLGALLLWSAVLISRVWRRRAGAASANTYAKPTRKEVLLLTVVGSSTGLTGMFYYLALQYISASLAIVLLFQFTWMGVLVEALINRKLPGKGKLLSLIPLLLGTLSATNIFTTGLSKVHWLGFLFGFLAATSYTVFILLSGKIAVNANPMTKTALMISGGFVICAIILPPTFLTDFTLLVQLAAKYGLILAFFGPFFSTLMFAKGVPLTGPGLASILGAMELPTAVVLSAFVLQEHVGAPQYLGMILILLGIVIPQLMQRRAERSPSFGK